One Pochonia chlamydosporia 170 chromosome 5, whole genome shotgun sequence DNA segment encodes these proteins:
- a CDS encoding ATP-dependent DNA helicase PIF1 (similar to Metarhizium robertsii ARSEF 23 XP_007817117.2): MPGALQNSRVMRGQGDESRSVEALKTVSRIWGVDKVQYYQWAYSGINFCNKLCAAARKVSDWEEAVVKLNMLLHRRSQQLGRRPIKYSVNPIESDDLINLRAWSHKDPYVKKNDRERISLVFSNLAARDLPAGFGFDKFGLMVRSGQQQSGGDQLSREEIESRSPWDGGDWVRDRTEGRLREGHGNLARLRTVRRIWGGDKVQYYQWAHRGEDFCKKLCTAARQVSDWDEAVVKLNRLIHRRAEQIGRRKVKQSVDPIDPDDLVNLKAWSHKDPYVKKKDREGIALSLSKLAVTDLPAGFGFDKFGLMVRTEERQLGSVEESGLGVGRCNRQNVVHTGGKQVRTDRNRRRTKVRRPRDGFASKAVARPGDLFRAFRRVRDGDEQATAQVNPGSREIRGSSLGVLGRLEVREGESMALAGIGIRISADVIRAAQNDLGQARAEKDARRGEKKRQGPSNTDGLRSKRARIMVRQERTESDQVEDLASVLRCMNEEFAEKERLSHSQEWSIPVSLEKKVSTVQEYYSAFHDVSTLPIHTCTICYLKYARVDLGEVDWDRWVVSIVEKRDNSPFRCRRCFLPGKKIVACFDCLKHLKRGALSPAAQLHTRLGCEHMFPDELKGLTPIEEKLIALNSCYGFITKYSLADRHRQSVRYPKHVKGNITVFPNNVQELVRDVLPHPLLKVLDEVHVSWQGVEKPASSDLSALLSVRGGAASWRGRWYG, translated from the coding sequence ATGCCAGGCGCGCTGCAGAACAGCCGAGTGATGAGAGGTCAGGGTGACGAATCTAGAAGTGTCGAGGCCCTGAAGACGGTGAGCCGTATCTGGGGCGTAGACAAGGTTCAGTATTACCAGTGGGCGTATAGTGGGATCAATTTCTGCAACAAACTCTGCGCAGCGGCTCGCAAGGTGAGCGATTGGGAAGAAGCTGTAGTGAAGTTAAACATGTTGCTTCACAGACGATCCCAGCAGCTTGGACGACGGCCAATTAAGTACTCGGTCAACCCTATCGAATCGGATGATTTGATAAACTTAAGGGCCTGGTCTCATAAGGATCCATACGTCAAGAAAAATGACCGTGAGAGAATCAGTCTAGTTTTCAGCAATCTGGCTGCCAGAGACTTGCCGGCCGGGTTTGGTTTCGATAAATTCGGGCTGATGGTACGAAGTGGACAGCAACAGTCAGGCGGCGATCAGCTTTCGCGGGAGGAGATAGAAAGCCGGAGTCCTTGGGATGGCGGTGACTGGGTTCGAGACCGCACTGAAGGGCGCCTGCGGGAAGGACACGGGAATCTGGCGCGTTTGAGGACGGTGAGGCGCATCTGGGGCGGAGACAAGGTTCAATATTACCAGTGGGCGCATAGGGGAGAAGATTTCTGCAAAAAACTCTGCACAGCGGCCCGTCAGGTGAGCGACTGGGATGAAGCTGTAGTGAAGTTGAACAGGTTGATTCACAGACGAGCTGAGCAAATTGGGCGACGCAAAGTCAAGCAATCGGTCGACCCTATTGATCCGGATGATTTAGTAAATCTGAAAGCTTGGTCTCATAAAGATCCATatgtcaagaagaaggatcgCGAAGGAATCGCGCTGTCTCTCAGCAAGTTGGCTGTCACAGATCTGCCAGCCGGTTTTGGCTTCGACAAGTTCGGGCTGATGGTACGAACGGAAGAGCGACAACTAGGAAGCGTTGAAGAGAGTGGTTTAGGTGTGGGGCGCTGCAATCGGCAGAATGTGGTACATACGGGTGGCAAACAAGTCAGGACGGACAGGAACCGCCGGCGGACCAAGGTCAGAAGGCCGAGAGACGGCTTCGCAAGCAAAGCCGTTGCTAGGCCGGGGGACCTATTTCGGGCGTTCAGGCGCGTGCGCGACGGGGACGAACAGGCCACGGCGCAGGTAAATCCGGGCTCGAGAGAAATTCGTGGGTCTTCGTTGGGGGTTTTGGGACGCTTGGAAGTGCGCGAGGGAGAGAGTATGGCGCTTGCGGGTATCGGCATCCGAATCTCGGCAGACGTAATTCGGGCTGCGCAAAATGATTTGGGACAGGCCAGGGCGGAGAAGGATGCTCGGCgaggggagaagaagaggcagggTCCTAGTAACACAGATGGACTGCGATCAAAACGTGCTAGAATCATGGTCCGCCAGGAGAGAACTGAGAGCGATCAAGTGGAGGACCTTGCCAGTGTTCTGCGCTGCATGAATGAAGAATTTGCGGAGAAAGAGCGATTGTCCCACAGCCAGGAATGGAGTATTCCTGTTtctcttgagaagaaggtgtCCACCGTCCAGGAATACTACAGTGCGTTCCATGACGTGAGCACCCTGCCGATACATACCTGCACGATCTGTTATCTGAAGTATGCTAGAGTGGATCTGGGTGAGGTTGATTGGGATCGGTGGGTGGTAAGTATCGTCGAGAAACGTGACAATTCACCTTTTAGGTGCAGGCGGTGCTTTCTGCCGGGAAAGAAGATTGTGGCTTGTTTTGACTGTCTGAAGCACCTTAAAAGAGGTGCCTTGTCTCCTGCAGCCCAGTTGCATACTAGGCTCGGGTGCGAACATATGTTTCCCGACGAGTTGAAGGGCCTTACGCCGATCGAGGAAAAGCTTATCGCGCTGAACTCCTGTTATGGGTTCATCACCAAGTACAGTTTAGCAGacaggcacaggcagagTGTGAGATATCCGAAGCATGTTAAGGGCAACATCACAGTCTTCCCCAATAACGTGCAAGAGCTAGTGAGAGATGTCCTACCTCACCCGCTATTGAAGGTGCTGGATGAGGTGCACGTGTCCTGGCAGGGTGTTGAGAAACCAGCATCGAGCGATCTTTCAGCGCTTTTGTCGGTGCGGGGCGGCGCCGCGTCGTGGAGAGGGCGCTGGTATGGCTAA